One Drosophila sechellia strain sech25 unplaced genomic scaffold, ASM438219v1 U_2, whole genome shotgun sequence genomic window carries:
- the LOC6606655 gene encoding UNC93-like protein MFSD11 has translation MDFKFLMILILGFGFMFVFTAFQTMCNIEKTILDSISQEDDTFKGEGYTSLAIIYLFFSLSNWLAPSFISFTGPRVAMVVGALTYTAFMITFMFPSTVLLYVGSAVLGLGASITWTGQGTYLARCSESSTISRNSGVFWALLQCSMFIGNLFVYYQFQDKTRIDKETRNLVIGVLTVIAVLGIVFLAALRFMADNAEHDNELEQKHTGCGQAIYALKSAGQLFLTKKMLLLSLAFFYTGLELSFFSGVFGSAIGFTTKIAETPKEIVGLVGICIGAGEVFGGGLFGILGNKTTRYGRDPIVIAGYVMHMAAFFMTFINLPNSAPFKDTTDISYLDPPRASIALVCAFLLGLGDACFNTQIYSMLGGEYVNNAVGAFALFKFTQSVAAAISFFYSSHFGLYVQLGILVVMGTIGTIAFVFVEWGFKRQHREQEALEK, from the exons AAAACCATACTGGATAGCATTTCCCAGGAAGATGATACCTTCAAGGGTGAGGGCTACACCAGCCTGGCCATCATTTACCTGTTCTTCTCGCTGTCCAACTGGTTGGCACCCTCGTTCATTTCGTTCACCGGACCACGAGTGGCCATGGTCGTGGGAGCACTGACCTATAC GGCCTTCATGATCACGTTCATGTTCCCGTCGACGGTGTTGCTGTACGTGGGCAGCGCAGTGCTGGGATTGGGTGCCTCGATCACCTGGACGGGACAGGGAACGTATCTGGCACGCTGCAGTGAATCTTCGACGATTTCGCGTAACTCTGGCGTCTTCTGGGCCCTGCTGCAGTGCAGCATGTTCATTGGCAATCTGTTCGTGTACTATCAGTTCCAGGACAAGACCCGCATCGACAAGGAGACACGGAATCTGGTCATCGGCGTGCTCACGGTGATTGCTGTGCTGGGCATCGTGTTCCTGGCCGCGCTGAGATTCATGGCCGACAATGCCGAGCACGACAACGAGCTGGAGCAGAAGCACACGGGCTGTGGACAGGCCATATACGCATTGAAGTCCGCAGGACAATTGTTCCTTACCAAAAAGATGCTGCTCCTCAGTCTGGCCTTCTTTTACACAG GCCTTGAACTGTCATTCTTTAGCGGAGTTTTTGGATCAGCGATTGGATTCACCACGAAAATAGCCGAAACACCGAAGGAGATCGTTGGCCTGGTAGGCATATGCATTGGAGCCGGCGAGGTCTTCGGAGGAGGACTCTTCGGCATACTGGGCAACAAGACGACGAGATACGGACGCGATCCCATCGTGATTGCCGGCTATGTGATGCACATGGCAGCCTTCTTCATGACGTTCATCAACCTGCCGAACAGTGCACCGTTTAAAGATACCACCGATATATCCTATCTGGACCCGCCCCGAGCCAGCATCGCCCTGGTGTGTGCCTTCCTTTTGGGCCTGGGCGATGCCTGTTTCAACACTCAGATCTACTCGATGCTTGGCGGAGAGTATGTGAACAATGCCGTGGGAGCCTTTGCCCTGTTCAAGTTCACCCAGTCGGTGGCGGCGGCCATAAGCTTCTTCTACTCCTCGCACTTCGGGCTGTACGTGCAGCTGGGCATCCTGGTGGTCATGGGAACCATTGGCACCATCGCCTTCGTCTTCGTAGAGTGGGGCTTCAAGAGGCAGCACCGCGAGCAGGAGGCATTGGAGAAGTAA
- the LOC6606654 gene encoding programmed cell death protein 2-like codes for MAKNKSTVYLGYEDEEVTAKQEQFLNSCTNKIGGTPDWPRHEVTIPSCPLCGAVRPLIVQMYAPLDRSQFHRSLYVFGCMSPACSQNSMSWCCVRTQHLDHQYEVISEHSPKATPTKKQNSKKKGKSSGLQAISWCSGADDWGDSSGGATEPAKTISVTLDEAMDITADDEQNERNGNVRPNALHYAKSDIQMDEPAKLEQVKIAADDDDDEDESTSLENDLIFGFHQMDMISPQNADDDPNANCAAAAAPSLDGAGASAASAAIGAEIEGPETDLVLVDTPKKPERDLIALLKHTSSALSQIKDLTLKSYYIAVDVESKTQVEEYENFGGALSIDHIRDLYQEYKLRDENAGQSPNGGASGSAEQSDEHESYEKALPAHGDLVFHNFITTIHQNPGQLLRYSRDALPLLVAPLTEPLPKCQNCKGETICEVQLLPTLIPKLRFQVNGSNAPIEFGNVLVFTCLKSCWDTPDLMRYEHIVVQSET; via the exons ATGGCCAAGAATAAGTCGACTGTGTACCTAGGATACGAGGATGAGGAGGTTACGGCCAAGCAGGAGCAGTTCCTGAACAGTTGCACCAACAAAATCGGCGGCACACCC GATTGGCCCAGACACGAGGTGACCATTCCGTCATGCCCGCTGTGCGGTGCAGTGCGTCCGCTGATCGTGCAAATGTATGCGCCGCTGGATCGCTCCCAATTCCATCGCAGCCTTTACGTTTTTGGATGCATGAGCCCCGCCTGCTCTCAGAATTCAATGAGCTGGTGTTGTGTTCGCACCCAGCACCTGGACCACCAATACGAGGTGATCAGTGAGCACTCGCCGAAGGCAACGCCCACTAAGAAGCAGAACTCTAAAAAGAAGGGAAAGTCGAGCGGATTGCAGGCTATCAGCTGGTGTAGTGGAGCGGACGATTGGGGCGACAGCAGTGGTGGAGCTACCGAACCGGCCAAGACCATATCCGTGACATTGGACGAGGCGATGGACATTACCGCGGACGACGAGCAGAACGAACGAAATGGCAATGTGCGACCGAATGCCCTGCATTATGCCAAGTCGGACATCCAAATGGATGAACCAGCCAAGCTTGAGCAGGTAAAGATTGCCGccgatgatgacgacgacgaggacgagAGCACTTCGCTGGAGAACGACCTGATCTTTGGCTTTCATCAAATGGACATGATTTCGCCCCAAAACGCCGACGATGATCCAAATGCTAATTGTGCAGCTGCCGCCGCTCCCAGTTTGGATGGAGCAGGAGCCAGTGCCGCCTCAGCGGCCATTGGTGCTGAGATCGAGGGCCCCGAAACGGATCTGGTGCTGGTCGACACGCCTAAGAAGCCGGAACGCGACCTGATTGCCTTGTTGAAGCACACCTCCAGTGCGTTGTCGCAGATCAAGGACCTAACGCTAAAGTCCTACTACATTGCCGTCGATGTGGAGAGCAAGACCCAGGTGGAGGAGTACGAAAACTTTGGAGGCGCTTTGTCCATAGACCACATTCGTGATTTGTATCAGGAGTACAAGCTGAGAGACGAGAATGCGGGTCAGTCACCAAACGGTGGTGCATCTGGATCAGCAGAGCAGAGCGATGAGCACGAGTCCTATGAGAAGGCATTACCAGCCCATGGCGACTTGGTGTTTCACAACTTTATTACTACCATCCATCAGAATCCGGGCCAGCTGTTGAG ATATTCTCGGGATGCGCTTCCGCTGTTGGTGGCCCCGTTGACGGAACCTCTGCCCAAGTGTCAGAATTGCAAGGGAGAGACCATCTGCGAGGTGCAGCTGCTGCCCACACTGATTCCCAAGCTGCGGTTTCAGGTGAACGGTTCCAATGCACCAATCGAGTTTGGCAACGTGCTGGTCTTCACCTGCCTCAAGAGCTGCTGGGACACACCCGACCTGATGCGCTACGAACATATTGTGGTTCAGTCTGAAACTTAA
- the LOC116800174 gene encoding F-box only protein 9-like, which translates to MSDVDSDGEQPGRETGTNALDEFRENWQRELQEHTTNTGSRSRSEAGDRLTAANSNLSEADLLQAKAESLYRTAVQLEQRGKVYDALPFYRKATQIVPDIEFKFYEQQKQKLSNDVSKKYLNLANDLAKQLDLGQSDATQSGEEIVDNLYEKFQHDLRQENIYKGKMIASSRDANVLTTGLHFADLPPEIVMRILRWVVSAQLDMRSLEQCAAVCKGFYVYARDEELWRLACVKVWGHNVGTLEAQDSDVSNVYHSWRDMFVRRDRVLFNGCYISKTTYLRMGENSFQDQFYRPVQLVEYYRYIRFLPDGKVLMMTTADEPAQGVSKLKHVHNVRAEILRGRYRLFGSTVTLVLQKSQPRGLVHVRQRRGSIMPVDEDSSQFLIELRIAGTTKRRCAQLVWSHYTLVQKRNKVDISSEFDLTEAKYPALRFSTVKSYHLDADAPLA; encoded by the exons ATGTCGGATGTGGATTCGGATGGCGAGCAGCCAGGCCGGGAAACGGGCACCAATGCACTGGATGAGTTCCGGGAGAACTGGCAGCGGGAGCTGCAGGAACACACAACAAACACTGGATCCAGGAGCCGTTCCGAGGCTGGTGATCGCCTCACGGCTGCCAATTCCAATCTCAGCGAGGCCGATCTACTGCAGGCCAAGGCGGAGAGCCTCTATCGGACCGCTGTGCAGCTGGAGCAGCGTGGCAAGGTCTACGACGCACTACCCTTCTACAGGAAGGCCACCCAAATCGTTCCGGACATTGAGTTCAAGTTCTACgagcagcagaagcaaaagCTCAGCAACGATGTCAGCAAAAAGTACCTGAATCTGGCTAACGATTTGGCAAAGCAACTGGATCTGGGTCAGTCGGATGCTACGCAGAGTGGAGAGGAGATCGTGGACAACCTGTACGAGAAGTTCCAGCACGACTTGCGGCAGGAAAACATTTACAAAGGCAAGATGATAGCGTCCAGCCGTGATGCCAATGTCCTGACCACCGGTCTGCACTTTGCCGACCTGCCGCCCGAGATTGTGATGCGTATCCTGCGCTGGGTGGTTTCCGCCCAGCTGGACATGCGCTCGCTGGAACAGTGCGCTGCTGTCTGCAAAGGTTTCTATGTCTACGCGCGGGATGAGGAGCTCTGGAGGCTAGCTTGTGTCAA AGTATGGGGCCACAACGTTGGTACCTTAGAGGCCCAGGATTCGGATGTAAGCAACGTCTACCACTCCTGGCGGGACATGTTTGTCCGCCGAGACCGAGTTCTTTTTAACGGCTGCTACATCAGCAAGACTACGTACCTGAGAATGGGCGAGAACAGCTTCCAGGATCAGTTCTACCGTCCTGTGCAACTGGTGGAGTACTATCGCTACATTCGCTTTCTGCCCGATGGCAAGGTGCTGATGATGACGACTGCCGATGAGCCGGCGCAAGGTGTATCCAAACTGAAGCACGTGCACAACGTACGGGCGGAAATACTTCGGGGTCGCTATCGTCTCTTCGGGAGCACAGTCACTCTGGTGCTGCAAAAGTCGCAGCCGCGTGGACTGGTCCACGTGCGACAGAGACGAGGTAGTATCATGCCAGTGGATGAGGACTCCTCACAGTTCCTAATCGAGCTGCGAATCGCAGGCACCACCAAGCGCCGATGCGCCCAGTTGGTTTGGTCACATTACACGCTCGTGCAGAAGCGCAACAAGGTGGACATCAGCTCCGAGTTCGATTTGACCGAGGCCAAATATCCGGCGCTGAGGTTCTCAACTGTGAAGAGCTACCATCTTGATGCCGATGCACCTTTAGCTTAG
- the LOC6606651 gene encoding LOW QUALITY PROTEIN: protein VAC14 homolog (The sequence of the model RefSeq protein was modified relative to this genomic sequence to represent the inferred CDS: inserted 1 base in 1 codon) encodes MEPPYAPLSESCAKALGDKVYEKRKLASQEIEKMVTEFNNKNNSAQIRKLIEVLATDYATSRDANRRKGALIGLAAMGLGLGKDTGKYVQGLVTPIMTCLSDPDIRVRYFACESLYNVVKVARSAIIPFFPELFAALSRLVTDSDQMVKDGSELLDRLLKDIVTESSQTFNLQAFIPLLREHIYVKDAFARQYVISWISILNAVPDINMVNYLTEILDGLFVMLEDNTLEIQRMCETTISQFLKSIRNDSSSVRMEDTINTLITHAQSPNELIKSIAITWIREFVQIFGPNVLPYASGIFTAILPCLEYNVESKRSIKECAVSVNNSMMLLVSTKELKTETVAKIDLRSIMDVLSQYLTHNSMHTKIAVLKWIHHLFTNFPNEMSVHARNLNTNLLSTLADNSDEVVLQSLSVLAEIVNSQESRELNDFNKSHYREFLLSLLNLFSEEKLILENRASLIIRKLCVLLNAEYIYRTFAEIIAEGVPNLKFASTVVRLLNMILLTSTELFELRTSLRNISNXKSADLFQCLYKSWAHCPVSTLSLCLLTQSYQHVSRLVTLFADVEITLELLTELDKLVQLIESPIFAPLRLTLVSKANNCADAQYLAHALFGILMLLPQTEAFDTLRNRLQCVPNYWGHDPVDERNSLEYKSGIDFDALEQHFIKLQKAHREQRIVHRKRSVITPESN; translated from the exons ATGGAACCGCCGTACGCCCCGCTTAGTGAGTCCTGCGCCAAGGCGCTGGGCGACAAGGTGTACGAGAAACGTAAGCTGGCCTCGCAGGAGATCGAGAA AATGGTCACGGAattcaacaacaaaaacaactcgGCCCAGATCCGCAAGCTGATCGAAGTGCTGGCCACGGATTATGCGACATCACGGGACGCAAACCGAAGGAAAGGAGCGCTTATCGGTCTGGCAGCCATGGGTTTAGGGCTGGGCAAG GATACGGGCAAGTACGTCCAGGGCCTGGTGACGCCCATCATGACCTGCCTGTCGGATCCGGATATCCGTGTGCGTTACTTCGCCTGCGAGTCCCTGTACAACGTGGTGAAGGTGGCCCGCTCTGCGATCATTCCCTTCTTCCCGGAGCTTTTCGCCGCACTATCGCGACTCGTGACTGATTCCGATCAAATGGTCAAGGACGGCAGCGAATTGCTGGATCGCCTGCTAAAG GACATTGTCACGGAATCGTCGCAAACATTCAATCTGCAGGCGTTCATTCCTTTGCTGAGAGAGCACATCTATGTGAAGGATGCGTTTGCCCGTCAGTATGTGATCTCATGGATATCGATCCTAAATGCCGTTCCGGATATTAACATGGTCAACTATTTGACCGAGATCTTGGACGGACTCTTCGTCATGCTCGAGGACAATACGCTTGAGATCCAGCGCATGTGCGAGACCACAATTAGCCAGTTCCTGAAGTCCATAAGGAACGACTCGTCATCCGTGCGTATGGAGGATACTATCAATACACTCATAACGCACGCACAATCGCCCAATGAGCTCATCAAGTCCATTGCGATCACCTGGATACGGGAGTTTGTCCAAATATTTGGCCCCAATGTGCTGCCGTATGCAAGTGGCATATTCACGGCGATATTGCCGTGTCTGGAATACAATGTGGAATCGAAGAGGA GTATTAAAGAGTGCGCCGTGTCTGTTAACAACTCGATGATGTTGCTCGTTTCGACCAAGGAGCTGAAAACGGAGACAGTGGCCAAGATTGATTTGCGTTCGATTATGGACGTTCTTTCACAGTATCTCACGCACAATTCGATGCACACAAAGATCGCAGTTCTAAAATGGATCCACCATCTATTCACCAACTTTCCAAACGAAATGTCCGTGCATGCGAGAAACCTGAACACTAATCTATTGTCAACTTTGGCCGACAACTCGGATGAGGTAGTCCTTCAAAGCCTGTCCGTTTTGGCGGAAATCGTAAATTCTCAAGAGAGCAGGG AGCTTAACGATTTTAACAAATCGCACTATCGCGAGTTTTTGTTGAGCTTATTGAACCTTTTCAGCGAGGAGAAACTTATACTGGAGAACAGAGCCAGCCTTATTATTAG AAAACTCTGTGTGCTGCTGAATGCGGAATACATTTACCGCACCTTTGCCGAAATAATTGCGGAGGGCGTGCCCAACTTGAAGTTTGCTTCGACGGTTGTGCGCCTGCTGAACATGATTCTACTAACCTCAACGGAGCTATTCGAATTGCGTACGAGCCTGCGAAATATATCCA GGAAGTCAGCGGATCTCTTTCAATGCCTCTACAAGAGCTGGGCCCACTGTCCAGTGTCCACTCTCTCCTTGTGCCTGCTCACCCAAAGCTACCAGCATGTGTCCCGCTTGGTTACGCTATT TGCCGATGTTGAAATCACTTTGGAGCTGCTGACCGAGTTGGACAAACTGGTTCAGTTGATAGAGTCTCCCATATTCGCTCCATTGCGTCTTACGCTTGTTTCCAAAGCGAATAACTGCGCGGATGCACAGTACTTGGCTCATGCCCTGTTTGGCATCctgatgctgctgccgcaGACGGAAGCATTTGACACGCTTCGGAATCGTTTGCAATGCGTGCCCAACTACTGGGGTCACGATCCTGT GGATGAACGCAATTCACTGGAGTACAAAAGTGGCATTGATTTCGATGCCTTGGAACAACATTTCATTAAATTGCAGAAAGCCCACCGCGAGCAGCGTATTGTGCACCGGAAGCGGAGTGTAATAACTCCTGAAAGCAACTAG